A genomic segment from Saprospiraceae bacterium encodes:
- a CDS encoding menaquinone biosynthesis protein, whose protein sequence is MSKIRITAVSYLNTKPLLYGLFKSKLSEKIDLQLDIPSDCALKLKNGEADLGLVPVAIIPEIEHAQIISDYCIGSVGSVKTVAIFAEQPIEKLTHIFLDFHSRTSVELTKILVQKYWHLSPTFIPATEGYEKEIKGSTGGLIIGDRTIGLEQQFPYSYDLGAAWTAYTNLPFVYAAWVSRKRLSSDFIIEFNEALKAGVEAIPELIYLLPKPSSGFDLKKYYTHYISYELDAKKRQALQLFLSLLPAKKQHEVQAVP, encoded by the coding sequence ATGAGCAAAATACGCATCACCGCGGTAAGCTATTTGAATACCAAGCCGCTGCTTTACGGTTTATTTAAAAGTAAACTATCCGAAAAAATTGATTTGCAGTTGGACATCCCTTCCGATTGTGCCCTAAAATTAAAAAACGGGGAGGCAGATTTAGGCTTGGTGCCGGTAGCTATTATTCCAGAGATTGAGCATGCTCAAATTATTTCTGACTATTGTATTGGTTCAGTGGGATCGGTCAAAACCGTTGCTATATTCGCAGAACAGCCTATTGAAAAACTTACGCATATTTTCCTCGACTTCCATTCCCGAACATCGGTTGAACTCACCAAAATATTAGTCCAAAAATATTGGCACTTATCTCCAACCTTTATCCCGGCCACCGAAGGTTATGAAAAAGAGATAAAAGGATCCACAGGTGGGCTCATTATTGGAGACCGCACCATTGGCCTCGAACAGCAATTTCCATATAGTTATGACCTCGGGGCAGCCTGGACGGCGTATACCAATCTGCCTTTTGTATATGCCGCTTGGGTCAGCAGAAAACGGTTGTCTTCTGATTTCATCATCGAATTTAATGAGGCATTAAAGGCCGGGGTCGAGGCTATTCCAGAATTGATCTACTTATTGCCAAAGCCAAGTTCGGGTTTTGACTTAAAGAAATACTATACCCACTACATCAGTTATGAGCTGGATGCAAAAAAACGCCAAGCCCTTCAACTGTTTTTATCCTTGCTTCCAGCAAAAAAACAACATGAAGTGCAAGCGGTTCCATAA
- a CDS encoding NAD(P) transhydrogenase subunit alpha has translation MKFAVFKEETDRRVAIVPSTVPKFKGLGLEVILETGAGQEALFSDEDYIAEGAQVMSRAELLKVAEVAISIHPLSDETLKALPANTLVISQFQPFVDEEVVGKLRGMGLRAFSMDMIPRTTLAQAMDVLSSMASIAGYRAVLEAATRIPRYFPMMITAAGSIKPAKVLVLGAGVAGLQAIATAKRLGAQVEAFDTRSAAKEEVQSLGARFVEVPGAVEDKGAGGYGVAQSEEFLKRQREEVQSRAMKADVIITTAQVRGRKAPILVPKETVEKMRQGSIIVDLASSTGGNCELTQDLKVINHNGVYIQGNSSLASLMPQDASFLYSNNVFNFAKVWAKDGQLVLDMGNEIIASALITAEMTK, from the coding sequence ATGAAATTTGCTGTTTTCAAAGAAGAAACCGATAGGCGTGTAGCCATCGTGCCCTCCACTGTTCCCAAATTCAAGGGTTTGGGCCTGGAGGTTATCCTCGAAACGGGAGCTGGACAAGAAGCCTTGTTTAGTGATGAGGATTACATAGCAGAGGGAGCCCAGGTCATGAGTCGGGCAGAATTACTAAAGGTTGCAGAGGTAGCCATTAGTATTCACCCTTTATCTGACGAAACGCTCAAAGCATTGCCAGCCAATACACTGGTCATTTCTCAATTTCAACCTTTTGTTGATGAAGAAGTGGTCGGCAAATTGAGAGGCATGGGGCTAAGGGCATTCAGTATGGATATGATCCCGCGGACGACTTTGGCCCAAGCCATGGATGTACTCTCTTCAATGGCTTCCATTGCGGGCTATAGAGCCGTATTGGAGGCTGCCACGCGGATACCCCGTTATTTCCCCATGATGATTACTGCAGCCGGGAGCATCAAACCAGCCAAGGTCTTGGTACTAGGAGCTGGGGTCGCCGGATTGCAAGCCATCGCCACCGCCAAACGCCTGGGCGCCCAGGTGGAAGCTTTTGACACCCGGAGCGCTGCCAAGGAAGAAGTCCAAAGTCTTGGAGCCCGTTTTGTCGAAGTGCCAGGTGCAGTAGAGGACAAAGGTGCTGGCGGCTATGGGGTTGCACAAAGTGAAGAATTCCTGAAAAGGCAACGGGAAGAGGTCCAGTCGCGCGCCATGAAGGCAGATGTCATTATTACCACAGCACAAGTCAGGGGAAGAAAAGCCCCTATCTTGGTGCCTAAAGAAACAGTAGAAAAAATGAGGCAAGGTTCTATCATTGTCGACCTGGCTTCTTCTACTGGCGGAAACTGCGAATTGACGCAGGATTTAAAGGTTATCAATCACAATGGCGTATATATTCAGGGCAATTCGAGCCTGGCATCCCTGATGCCACAGGACGCAAGTTTCCTCTACAGCAACAACGTCTTCAATTTTGCCAAAGTCTGGGCAAAAGACGGCCAGTTGGTCCTAGATATGGGAAATGAGATCATTGCTTCTGCCTTAATCACCGCCGAAATGACAAAATGA
- a CDS encoding NAD(P) transhydrogenase subunit alpha, with the protein MDTIFEFFNSNLLLIYLLIFTIILGFEVISKVPTVLHTPLMSGANAISGVVIIGAILLIRQAEPTDYLTLSLGFLGVVLGMVNVAGGFVVTDRMLEMFKKKKAKK; encoded by the coding sequence ATGGATACGATATTTGAATTTTTCAATTCCAACTTACTCCTCATCTATCTATTGATTTTTACAATCATCTTAGGGTTTGAGGTTATTTCTAAAGTGCCTACGGTATTGCACACCCCTTTGATGTCGGGTGCCAATGCCATTAGTGGAGTAGTCATCATTGGTGCAATCCTACTCATTCGCCAGGCAGAACCTACTGATTACCTTACCTTGAGCCTCGGCTTTTTAGGAGTTGTTCTGGGTATGGTAAATGTAGCCGGCGGTTTTGTGGTGACAGACCGCATGTTAGAAATGTTCAAGAAGAAAAAAGCAAAAAAATAA
- a CDS encoding histidine phosphatase family protein, whose translation MIDKSIYILRHGETDFNRQGIVQGQGVDTELNALGHQQAHAFFEHYQHLPFEAVLTSALRRTHQTVAPFIKKNIPWEQFHDINEINWGIHEGKPGNAEMRETYKQLMKAWNKGQFEAKIEKGESAAELGARVERFVHHLQKREESLLLVCAHGRTMRALICVLKELSLTEMDQFDHHNTGVWQVKQSGSRFEFLTENDTTHLQRLSALKLKQQL comes from the coding sequence ATGATTGATAAAAGCATTTACATTCTCCGACACGGCGAAACGGACTTTAACAGGCAGGGAATTGTCCAGGGACAAGGCGTTGATACAGAGCTGAATGCCTTGGGACACCAACAAGCACATGCCTTTTTCGAGCATTATCAGCACCTGCCATTCGAGGCTGTGTTGACCTCTGCCCTACGGCGCACTCACCAAACGGTTGCTCCCTTTATTAAAAAAAACATCCCTTGGGAGCAGTTTCATGACATCAATGAAATCAACTGGGGAATACACGAAGGCAAACCAGGCAATGCGGAAATGCGGGAGACTTATAAACAATTGATGAAAGCCTGGAATAAGGGGCAGTTTGAAGCTAAAATAGAGAAAGGAGAAAGTGCCGCAGAATTAGGCGCAAGAGTCGAGCGTTTTGTTCATCATTTACAAAAAAGAGAAGAGTCGCTACTATTGGTTTGTGCGCATGGGCGGACTATGCGCGCCTTAATCTGTGTTTTAAAAGAACTTTCACTCACAGAAATGGACCAATTTGACCATCACAATACAGGGGTTTGGCAGGTAAAACAAAGCGGTTCGCGTTTTGAATTCCTGACCGAAAATGATACTACGCACCTTCAACGCCTTAGTGCACTTAAGCTAAAACAACAGCTTTAA